Sequence from the Hydrogenothermus marinus genome:
CCGGTCCCATTCCGAACCCGGCAGTTAAGCTCCCCTGCGCCTATGATACTGGCCGCGAGAGCGGTCGGGAAAGTTGGTCGCTGCCAGGGTTATTTTCTTAACCTTCCACCTTTTTATTGTTAAGCCAAATTTTCTATTATTTTTTCTAAAGCTTTTAATGCAAATTCTGGTGGTATATTTCCTCTTGAAAAATAAAGATATGAATCAAAACCCCATTTCATAAGTCTTGCTAATGGTGAATGGAAAGCTATATCAATATTTCCCCCATATAATACATTAGAGAAAATTAAAGTTGCTTCATGCCCTCCCATGTTCATAATACAAAATACTTCTAAATTATGAGGAGGAATTTCTACATTTTCTCCCATTTCTTCTTTTAAGAAAGTAGCTGCAGCTATACTTGCTTCAATTATTGCTATATGTCCTAGTTTTGGTTGTGCTAATGCTGCAATATCACCTGCTGCAAATATATTTGGAAAGTCTAAATGTCTCATTTTAGTATCTGTAGGTATAAATCCTTTTTCATCTCCTATTCCAGAATCTTTTAATGCTTTAGGTGCAGTATAAGGAGGAATTATAATAGCTAAATCACAAGGTAATTGGGTTTCATCTTCAAAAATTATATAATCTTTTCCTATTTCTTTTAGAACTTTATTGACATGTAAATCTATATTTCTTTCTTGCATAAATTTTCCGATTGTATTTCTAGGATTATCTCCAACGTCTTCAAAAAATACTTTTCCA
This genomic interval carries:
- a CDS encoding NAD(P)/FAD-dependent oxidoreductase, which gives rise to MKKVVIIGAGFAGLHIFYKIRHLIGDKIDLTVIDSRSHALLKPALPEVAFNGEPVSHTLVELKPTIESKDGNFIQDEVININAKANTLTLKENGNIEYDYLFITLGAVKDYDSVKGFREYGYSVCDDYQAQRLWKRIQTFKGGHIVTGAAKSTWGTRVKAPNLAAPCEGPIGEIMFMSDYYLKHEKSMKSPDDFKIDVFTPGKVFFEDVGDNPRNTIGKFMQERNIDLHVNKVLKEIGKDYIIFEDETQLPCDLAIIIPPYTAPKALKDSGIGDEKGFIPTDTKMRHLDFPNIFAAGDIAALAQPKLGHIAIIEASIAAATFLKEEMGENVEIPPHNLEVFCIMNMGGHEATLIFSNVLYGGNIDIAFHSPLARLMKWGFDSYLYFSRGNIPPEFALKALEKIIENLA